A single Triticum dicoccoides isolate Atlit2015 ecotype Zavitan chromosome 2A, WEW_v2.0, whole genome shotgun sequence DNA region contains:
- the LOC119355048 gene encoding chloroplastic import inner membrane translocase subunit HP30-2-like — protein MEGIGQKRRPLVVMASSSTTAAQSASRGGANPLAELTDRFRSLEVGVREWMAKQPTHIEAAVTTAFGAVQGGALGGLMGTFAPEGGAGLPVPQPPPGLDPKAMATFKQAQALAGGPLVQARNFAVMTGANAGISCVMRRVRGVEDVQGSMAAAFGSGALFSIVSGMGTPNPVVNAITTGMAFAVFQGGFFIVGQKFSKTKTHNEDMNYSRARNMLNQLGLQNYEKNFKKGLLTDETLPLLNESALRDVNIPPGPRLVILEHIRREPGLTKSN, from the exons ATGGAAGGGATTGGGCAGAAGAGGCGCCCGCTGGTGGTGATGGCCTCCTCTTCGACTACGGCGGCGCAGTCGGCGTCGCGGGGTGGGGCCAACCCGCTGGCCGAGCTGACCGACCGTTTCAGGTCGCTGGAGGTCGGGGTGCGCGAGTGGATGGCGAAGCAGCCCACCCACATCGAGGCCGCCGTCACCACGGCGTTTGGGGCTGTGCAGGGCGGCGCGCTCGGCGGGCTCATGGGCACGTTTGCGCCGGAAGGAGGGGCGGGGCTCCCCGTGCCGCAGCCGCCTCCCGGTCTCGACCCCAAGGCCATGGCCACCTTCAAGCAAGCGCAG GCTTTGGCAGGTGGGCCACTGGTGCAAGCTCGAAATTTTGCAGTTATGACTGGTGCAAATGCAGGCATATCTTGTGTTATGAGAAGGGTACGAGGAGTGGAGGATGTCCAGGGCAG CATGGCAGCAGCTTTTGGTTCGGGCGCTCTATTCTCCATTGTGAGTGGAATGGGAACCCCAAATCCAGTTGTTAATGCAATTACAACTGGTATGGCTTTTGCAGTATTTCAAGGCGGCTTTTTCATT GTTGGACAGAAATTCTCGAAGACAAAGACACATAATGAAGATATGAACTATTCTCGTGCAAGAAATATGTTGAACCAATTAGGCCTCCAAAACTATGAGAAGAATTTCAAGAAGGGTCTTCTGACTGATGAAACATTGCCTCTTCTCAATGAAAG CGCACTCAGGGATGTGAATATCCCCCCTGGTCCAAGACTTGTCATACTTGAGCACATTAGAAG AGAACCTGGGTTGACCAAATCAAACTGA